Part of the Oncorhynchus keta strain PuntledgeMale-10-30-2019 chromosome 31, Oket_V2, whole genome shotgun sequence genome, CACATTGTCCCAGTCCCAACATAGACAATCTCAAATGGCTGCCTTTAAAGGCCCAGTGTGTCATCAAAAACTAGATtttcctgttttatatatattcccacactatgaggttggaataatactgtgtttttgtttctttttgaccattttgatggaaaacaatcacagtaagctACTTAATTGTTATCCATAAATCATTTTCTATCGAGATAAAATGTCTGCATTGGAGCTTTAAGCATCTTTTATTATAACTTATTTTAGCATTCTCTTGTGGCACTTCGTATGCTTCTGTGAAAGTACCTGACAGTATCAGTGCCTCGTCAACTCAATTCAATTACACTGAACGTGTCAGTGGAGATCTCTGTCCCTCCACACCAGGCATTACATCAGTAGCTGGCTGGCTGTGCAGCCAGGTCaactgtgatacaagtcagtattcgacgtccaTCAATGTCTGAGGATGTCGGGAGATGACGTAGAACCAGCctctaggggcaacagtgagagctgttaccttcaagtaggttgaGGTTTTGAAAGGGCGTTGTGAACAGGAATGGCAGATGGGCATAAGCATCTGattcgaaaggttgcaagttttaATCTAGCGATAGAATGTTGatttttatattttgttttaaaCATATCCCAAaacctaaccattcagagttactGCCTAAACTTAAGAATTTGAATAAATGCCCgaacttaacccttaccataaaaattcagagttaatgcctaaacttaagaATTTGAATAAATGcctgaacttaaccctaaccataaaaATTCAGAGTTactgcctaaacttaaccttaaacactttacTTCACACTTTACATTTGGAACAACCTCGAAATTTGccatttgagaaacatggattaacgtctaattctgacgtgagactttGAGAGCTGGTTGGGCCCCTCCGTACATGCATAATCAATGCATCGCGTGGCCATCTGTATGCGTGCAGTGACATGGCCTGACCAATGCCAAAACTCTATTAGAATTGTGCTCTGATGGGTGAAGATTACAACACTCGCTCCTAATCTAATTCAGATTGGATAACATGGCCGTCTACTTAGCATGTTAAATGGTGTTTGTGAGGACACAAGGTATACAAGGTCTTTCACGGCACCAGGTGCCTACTAAATAGCCTTTCCAGATAATTGAGCAGATTTACTGAGCCTTCTCATGTTATCAGTGCTTGTATTTCAAACTAAAAGCTTCCCTGCATAAAACATAATTACTTGTTATAACGATGTGCGAATACCTATTTAGTTTCGTTGATAACTAATTATATGTTTATATGTTGATTTGTGTGTAATTCTTCAAGGCAAAAGCTACTGCAATTAATTGACACTAATTTTCTCTCTCATAGGAGCTTACAGACCAAATGAAGGCTTTTGTACAGGAATATGAGAAAAATACAGATGCCAAAATTGGAATTGTTGAGGTGAGAGTCTACATAAACTCATGATgcagtatacacacacagtagGTTAAGACCCACCTAGAATTTGGGACTTTCAGGGACACTGGATCTTGAAACACTGACAGGTTTAGATGGGGCTTCTCCCTCTATAAAAGGTGTTCaaatataattttaaaagacAGTCACTTTAGCCATGCAGGGTCAAGGGGATTCCTATCTCTGCTATAGATGGATACTCTGAAACTTTAGCTGACAGACAGGGTCCTGACAGGGTCATTCAGCTGTACACAAATGCACCAACGCACACACAATGATTACACAAAAATAGAGGTAAGACGTCATTTGAAAGTGGAAATAACATCTATTGTGTTTGGAATATGAGATTGCCGTTTAGATTGGATTCTCCAGGAGCATGATGGAGGAACACATTTTTGTCATGGGGTGTTTAAATGCCCCCGGAATGGTTATATTGCAGCTGTCTGATGGATAGTCTAGCTGGAGTAGTCTTAAAAGTTTAGGCTGGGTCTCAAACCCAATTTCCAATGCATTTCTAAGCAGCCAGCTGGGTTTGctcactgggcaaaaactggtagAATCAATATTGTTTCACgttattttaaataaaaaataaaaaagacgtGTCAGACCAGGGGGTTTGATCAAGATGTtcacacagatcagacagacaaGTGTGATACCTCAgtttcaagggtgtttatttaaAACAAAGAAAAAGTAAAGAAACCGGTCTCCTTCAGGAGACCTCTTCCAGATTACCGTCTTCTGGGTTCCGGGGAACGCTGTCTCCTCTGGGGTAGAACACCGAGCCGGTAACGACCTCTCACTACCTCCAACCCTCGCATGTGCTGCCCTCCTGGAAGCTTCATGGGCCCCGTACTgctggtgagcaatcagccccttgattactcaccatcCTCAATCAGGGTCTGATTGCTCACCAGCCtcaatcagccccaattagtcctggcCGGAGGACCCGTTGATACCTAGCACGTCCAGCAGAGGGAGCCTCCGCCGTGTGATGTAGACTCCAACTGTCACCAGGCCTCGACAAGTCTCCCCCTGGTGGGTTGTCCGCAGTACGCCACACAAGAATCAACTGGTGACTCAATCATTTGTGTCCTTTCCCCTGGCCATCCAGACCAGGGGATCATGGTCCGTGATTAGGGTGAAGTGGTTGCCCAACAGGTAATACTAGCGCCCACTTCACCGCTAGACACTCTTTGGGGCATGGGCCAGTCACAAACCGGCTGGACCTTCTTCTTCTGGGGCTTGACGTTCACATGTCCGATCAAATACCCCAGGTACTCCACCTTATCGATCCCCAGCTTGCATTTCTTGTGATTCGCTTGAATGAGCACATCCAGGACCGCCTGGAGACGCGTCAGCTGCTCTTCCCAaccttggctgtggatgatgaTGTCATCCAAACAGGCCACTGCGTACTGTTGGTGGGGTCGGAGGACTTGGTCCATCAGTCCCTGGAACGTGGGCTGGGCTCCATGTACTGGACCTTTCCCAAATGGTCAATGAGCTTGTCCACCCTCGGAAAACACGTCCGTGTTCCGATCAATGAGCTCCCGGAGTGCGTGCTTCTGGGCCGGCCCGAGGTCCTCATTGCTCGAGACCACCACTAGTCCCGTCGACGTCCTGAGTTTCGACCACAACACAGCCAAGGCTGTCCTCACGTGTCACCTCTTCCATAGGTTCACGTGGTAAATCTGTTCGTGTTGCCGTCTCCCTGGCCGCCGTACGCGGTAATTTACGGGTCCCAGCTTCTCCGTCACCTCATACCGTGCCTTATTGCCAAGAACTTACTTTCTGCATTGGGGATTAAAACTAGCACCTTCTCACCCACATGGAACTCTCGGGGCTGGGTACCCCGATTGTAAACCTTGGCTTGGGCGCACTGGGCCTTCGCCATATGTTCCCTTACCACTGGCCATATGCCTGTTATCTACTCCCTCATCGTCTCTACGTGTTCCACCACGCTGCGTAAGAGGGTCGGCTAGGCTTCCCACACCTCCCGTAGGGGAATGGCCTCAGGACGACGGTGGCATAATCTACTATTACCAGGATGTACCGGTGTCCTCGGGCCATTTTTACCAGGGGGCCCACTATATCCATGGCGATGCATTCAAACGGCACCCCAATGATCGGTAGTGGAACCAGCGGGTTCCAGAAGTGTGCTTTTGGTGAGGTGATTTGACACTCGGGGCAGCTGCGGCAATAGCCTTCCACGGCCTACCTCATCGCGGGTCAGTGGAACCAGGCATTTCCGGGTCTTCTCAATTCCCAGGTGCGCCCCCAACAAATGGGTGTGGGCCAACTGAAGAACGGTTCCGACATACCAGCGGGGCAGCAACAGCACCTCTCGAAGTACAAGTTCATGGGACACCTGATACAACAGGTTATTTTTGATTTGGAAATGGGGGTATCGCCAGTCACTCACCCCCAGAACAAGCTGGCCATCCACCGCTATCACTCGGGCCGCGGAGGCTTTCAAGTCCGGATCCTCCCACTGGAAGTTGAAGAGGGGAAGCATGGGCTCCTCCTTCGGTTGTTCACCAGGTGAGGTTGGTTCTAGCACCCCCTCGAACCCCCGACTCCGGGTCCGTAGACACGGGGTTGGCAACTGCTTGCTTCCAGGCCGTGCAGGTGACGGTCCGTCCCCGCTCTCGTCGGTCGCCAGCTCATTCTCTTTTTCTCAGCTCGTGCCTCCACATTGCCGAGAACAGTGAACAATCTAGTCCCACGAGGAGGGGCACTGGTAACTCAGGTACAGCACCCATCTGACAGCTTCCTTGTGGCGTCACGATGGTGGCCTGCCTGGTCTAATACTGCCTGCCCGGTTAAATGTCGCCGTGGACACAGGAGACTGACACAGCGTTACCACACTCCCAGAATCGAACAGAGCGTGTGTGTCATGACCATTGACTTTCACCGGCACCATGGGTAGTTCACTGTGGGCCCAACATGAGATGAGGTAGTTTACTGCATGACCCGACTCATCTCCAGGGCCCGCTGATGGCGTTGACTCCTCTTGACAAGGGCAATTGCATGCAAGGTGTTCCCAGGCGCCACActcaacacatctccttcattcTTCATCCTCCTGGGTTTTTTGGCAGCGGGTCAATTCTCACCCGGCTGTCTCTCCGGGGGTCTGCATTCCTTTAGCCCGGCTGACTGTCGGATTGGGGAGTACGGTGGTGGGgtcatccttctctccccccgACAGCTCCCGGACTGCATCCCTTTCAGCAGGGCCTCTGTATTCTGGTGTGTCTCCACAGCTCACAAGATGTTCTCCAAGGTCTGGGTGCGTAGGTTTGTCACCCTCTTCATGTGAGGTAGTACCCGTAAGAAGCGATTTATGACAACTTTGTCGATTACATGGAGGATGGCTATGTCGGTTAGGAGCCATGCTCTGGTGATGCACAGTAGGTCGCTCATCTGGGCTCCAGGACCTCCAGTCCTGGACCAGTTAGGCCCGACGTGCCAGGCTTTACCCGTAGCGGCTGAGCACCTCCCTCTTGAGAGAGTTCTAGTTAGCCACCTGTTCGGTGTTGAGCTCATAATACGCCTTTTGGGCATCTCTGGACAGGAAAGGGGCCAGCAGACTCGCCAAATTCGCCTTGGGCCAACCTTCCCGGAGTGCTGTCCGTTCAAACGTGCAGAGGGAGGTCGTCATCCTCTGTTAGCTTAATTAAAAACTGATTGGGATGCGATTCGGTCTATGTTTGTCCTCGCAGCTTCCTGACGTCCTTCCGCAGGTGGACATTCTGTAGACGCTGTTCTTCCAGCATTCGTTCCCGAATGCCCTGTTGCGCTTGTTGTGCCTGAACAAACTGAGCTATCAACTCGGCCAAGCTAATACTGCGTAAATGTCAACCCTGGTCTGACCACGTTCTCAGACTTGCCCTGTCCGGTAGCAACCCTCCCATGTGCTGGCCTCCTGGAAGCTTTATGGGTCCCGTATGgctggtgagcaatcagcccCTCTGTCTGTCACAAGGCCTCGACAAGACTCCCCCTGGTGGCTTGTCCGCAGTACGTCACaatgatgacattgaatcaatgtggaaaactgattggatttgaaacAAGTAATCAACATAAGGGAATTTAATCTTTTTTTCACCCAgctttaacctaaatccaatgacatagtgattttttgttgttttcaCGTTGAATTCTCAACCAAacgtaaatcaaaactagacatttaaataacgtctgtgcccagtgggtggtGGCTAAACTGTCACATGGTGCCATTCTTTGCCACTGATCAACTGTTACAAATAAATGGGATGTTGAACCAATGTAAGCATGTTTCAGGACAATACAGTGTTATCTCTGATATATTTTCTTCTTTTCTCTGTGTCACAGCTAGTACAAATATTGCCCACAGAGGAGAACTTCTTGTTATTTTTTCGGCAACAGTTGAAGTCTTGTGCAGAATTTATGCAGGTATTTTTCTATTAACCAATATTATCTATTTTAAATATTTTCAAGTGGCTCATGACATAAATATAGTTTTTAACCGATTTAACTATTCTCTCCTCATTGATGATACAAACCCCTATTTCACTCATTGTCTCATTCCAGGCTTGGCGGTGTTATGATGCAGACCATAGTGGCTACATTGAAGCAGATGAGCTGAAGGTGAGCAATGCTGGACTGTAACTTGCCTCCCAATTTGTATCTTGATGAACTGTCTCATTGTCCTCTCTATTTCATTAAGGGGATATAGGCTCACAAGGAGCCTCTGAGGTCAAGGCTCATCTGGACTGTAACTTGAAATCCCTTTTTTAATGTAAATAATTTAGGTAATTTAGCATTTTGTACGAATCTCGGGGGAGTTTTGTCTTTCTTAATAATCCCAATACCAAAGTTTGACtcatatagagtaccagtcaaaagtttggacacacctatcctttcaagggtttttctttattttcactattttctacattgtagaataatagtgaagacatcaaaactatgaaataacacatatggaatcatgtagtcaccaaaaaagtgttaaacaaatcaaaatatattttatatttgagattcttcaaagtagccaccctttgccttgatgacagctttgcacactattggcattctcgcaaccagcttcatgaggtagtcacctggaatgcttttccaacagtcttaagttcccacatatgctgagcacttgttggctgcttttccatcactctgcagtccaagtcatcccaaaccatctcaattgggttgaggtcaggtgattctggaggccaggtcatctgatgcggcactccatcactctccttggtcaagtagcccttacacagcctgggggtgtgttttgggtcattgtccttttgaaaaacaaatgatactcccactaagctcaaaccagatgggatggctgtggtagccatgctggttaagtgtgccttgaattctaaattaatcacAAACCGTGTCacctgcaaagcacccccacaccatcacacccacctcctcctcctcctccatgcttcacggtgggaaccacacatgcggagatcatccgttcacctactctgcgtctcacaaagacatggcggttggaaccaaaaatctcaaatttggactcatcagaccaaaggacagacttctaccggtctaatgttcattgctagtgtttcttggcacaagcaagtctctttcttcttattggtgtcctttagtagtggtttctttgcagcaattcgatcacgaaggcctgattcacgcaatctcctctgaacagttgatgttgagatgtgtctgttacttgaactctgtgaagcattcatttgggctgcaatctgaggtgcagttaattgcccatttctgaggctggtaactcttaaTGAActaatcctctgcagcagagagtacgctgggtcttcctttcctgtggttgtcctcatgaaagccagtttcatcatagcgcttaatgtttttttgttatagggctattttgcttcctctggtcctggggcccttgttaaggtcaatatcaccatgaactttacccagtaccaggacattttagccaaaaacttGGTTGtgtctgccaggaggctgaaacttgaatcttccagcaagacaataaccccaaccacacatcaaaatccacaaagaaatggttagtTGACCACAAAAAATATACAATGGCCTTCTCAGTCTCCAGACTTGGACCACATtcaaaacctgtggtttgaattgaagaggtcCATAAGCACAGATGAAGGATATTATGGATCTGTATGAAGAAAGGGTCTATAAGATTCTTTCCAACGTGTTCTTCAATCcataaaacatttttgaaaaaggctcagtggcattatcctcgcaaggtgaggtattgaaaacaggggtgccaataattttgaccTTTTTGTTGAGCatacaatatacagtgccttcagaaagtattcataccccttgagttttccacattttgttgcgttacagcctgaattcaaaattgattacatAGATTTCTTTCCCTCACCCATCTACATACACAacaccgcataatgacaaagttataataagtttagacatttttgcaaatttattgaaaataaaatacagaaatatctcatttacatatatattcacacccctgagtcaatactctgtagaagcacctttggcggtgatgacagctttgagtcgtcttgggtatgtctgcatcagctttgcacatctggattagGGGATttcctcccattcttccttgcagattttctcaagctatgttaagttagatggggagcgaCGGCTAatagcaatcttcaagtctttcagCAGATTTCAAAGGGATTCAATGATCTCAGAGTCTTTCatgtggcttttggcaaactccaagcgtgaCATCATGTGTATTTCTCTCAAGaatagcttccgtctggccactctaccatgaagctCATATTGGTGAAATGttgtagagactgttgtccttctggcaggttctcccatctcagccaaagaactctgtagttctgtcagagtggccattgggttcttggtcacctccctgactaaggtccttcttgcccggttgGTCAGCTTGGTCGGACGGCCGGCTCTAGGCAGAGTTTGGGTAGGTCCATATTTTTTAacatttcccaatgatggagaccactgtgctcttggaaactttgaacactttagaaattgttttatacccttccccagatatatgcctcatcacaagtataactcagagctctacagacagttccttggacttcatggtatagcttctgctctgacatgcactgtcaactgtaggaccttatatagacaggggtggttgtttctaaatcatgtccaaacaattgaattggccacagatggactccaatcaagttgtagcgacatctcaaggacgatcaaaggaaattggatgcccCTGAGCTCAGTTTAGAGTGTCATAGaaaagggttgtgaatacttatgtaaattaggtatttgtgtatttcatttttaatacatttgctaaactTTCTAAAAccacgttttcactttgtcattatggggtattgtgtttagaagGGTGAGAACATTTTTCTCCATTTAatccatgttgaattcaggctgtaacacaacacaatgtggaataagtcaaggggtatgaatactttatgaagacACTGTAGCtctgtatttgtattatttattttatacagtcttttttgaTCATCTTTATCAACGGTGCCAATATTTCTGTACCTGACTGTACATCCCAGACAGCATTGCATTTCAAATGTGTCTGCTATAGCAGGCGTTGTTGTCAAACTGATCTTTCTGCCTTTGCTTCATTTGCAGAACTTTTTGAAAGATCTGCTTCAGAAGGCTAAGAAACCATATGACGAAAAGAAGTTAGATGAGTATACACATACCACAGTAAGAATATAGTTTATACTTATGCAGCTAGCCTCCGCAACAACTTTAAGAACAGTGTAGCTAAATGGCTACAACAAAATAGCTCCGTACAGTATAGTCCTTCATTTTCTGTTTTGTAGAGATTtaatttctttatttatttttctcttcCAGCTCAAAATATTTGACTCAAACCACGATGGGAAGTTGTGTTTGGCAGAGATGGCGAGGTCTGCTTATGGAGTTTTGTCCTGTGTGATATGAATGATATATCTGTCTACACATCGTGCTGTATATGACCTGaacaatgtgtgtgtttttttcaaCAGGCTGCTACCGGACGAGGAGAACTTTCTACTCAAGTTTCAGGTTAGTGGTTATTCCCAGAGTAAATCCGAGATGGAATCGGAAAATCAGATTGACCTTGACTCAattgtctcctctccctcctgtctttctGTTACAGAATGTGAAGATGGTGAGAAGAGAGTTCAACAAGATCTTTGAGTTATACGATCAGGTACGTTCCAATAATACATTGTAATTATACACAATTTTCCCAAAAATAAGAATCACTCTCTGTTACGGCTTTTTGAATGTTTCAATGCCTCTCAAGACACAGTATGAACAAGGACAGAAAGTGCTTCAGAAAGTGCTAGTCTAGGAAATTGCTGCTCTCCTGGGATGCACTCCCTCAATCTTTCTCTCTTATCCTCTTtatctatctctccttctctttcttgctcttgctctctctctctctgtctatctaccaATTTCTCTTCCTATTGCCCTTATTTGTATGCACAATGGATACAGTGCATGGTCCCCCCCCTGCCAccatcactcttcctctctctctctctctcgctctctctcttccccatcccaatttaccccaccctctccctctctccccctgtaatgTATGACTGTCTCTGGAGCAGGTCGGCCCATACCTTCTCTCCCGTGGCAGCGCCTGTAATCCATATTGACTGGCAGGTTCATGTTGcacaggcgggcaggcaggcagacaggcaggcaggcaggcaggctgacagGCAAACAGACAGGGAGGCGGGCAGACAGacaaggaggcagggagggaggcgtTCTGGGCCTTGCTGATATGTGACAGACAAGTAATTGGGGCAGCAAATGACAACACCTTCTTTAGTCTGCCTGTAGAGCATTACAGGACAATTaatctgagtggctggctggctgatcaTGCTTTTCCTTTTGTTTTAGTCTTCGACCAGAGAACCTGGTCTAAAGATTTAGATTGTTAGAAGTGCCATGTTGGCACCTACTGTCCCACATGGTTTCTGATGATGGCGCTCTTGTTGCCAACACAGAGGATTGATTGCTAGACTCTATGGTACAGTATTTATTTTGCTCTGAATGGAGTTGGACACACAGAGGACTCCCCTAAAGTGGATAGGGATATCCTTGTAAAGGTATCAGCGATGTGGTTATCATATTATAATATTGCTTTCAGGGAACACGAGCCAGTACAAAGATGACCAAAAACAAACCGTTCAAATTCATGAATAGAAAATATGAGCAAATATCAGAAGggcccctgaacaggctgttcAAATATACACATCTGTTCATTAAGCctattgttttgtttgtttactgaGATCTGTCTTGTGAGATGCAGCGTGGCATCATGTTGACACTGCATACCAAACCAAACCCAAAGGCAggctaaatggtgtgacattgtgtttcttgtgtgtctctctctgtctttctccctctcgctctctctctgtccttctctctgtctgtcaggatgAGAATGGCTATATGGATGAGAATGAGCTGGATGCCCTCCTCAAAGATTTGTGTGAGAAGAACAAGAAGGTGGGTTTGAATTCTGTTTAATTGATGGAGAAGAGCGGAGACTAAGGGCAAGATTCAATCAGTTCCAGCCTTAACCCGCGATAATCAAGAACTGCATATCAGTCTTATTGTTTTTATGTAGGCGATGTCTGAGGTGTAACTgcgttggagctgtcaaatcaTTTAGTGGCTCCCGGCGTTATACTTATCGTGGACATTGTCATTGGATGCGCCAAGTTGAATTGGTAATAAACCCACACGGCTGAAACACCAGCTATGCAGGTGTCAGGTTTCAATGGTTAACGatggatctgattgaatctaggtcTGAACAGTCCAAACAAATATTTTAGTTTTTCATTGAGGCTTCAAATATCACAGAGGGCCTCGTCTGTTGCCTGTGGTGATATGATTGGCCTGAGGACAATCACAATACCTCTTCAAACAAACTCATGAGAGCATGCTTAGAACTGGACAGATAtccaatctctctgtctctctctctgtcaattcaattcaaggggctttattggaatgggaaacgtgttaacattgccaaagcaagtgaggtagataatatacaaaagtgaaataaacaataaaaatgaacagtaaacattacacatacagaagtttcaaaacaataaagacattacaaatgtcatattatgtatatatacagtgttgtaacaatgtacaaatggttaaagtacacaagggaaaataaataagcataaatatgggttgtatttacaatggtgtttgttcgtcactggttgcccttttcttatggcaacaggtcacaaatcatgctgttgtgatggaacactgtggaatttcacccagttgatatgggagtttatcaaaattgggtttgttttcgaattctttgtggatctgtgtaatctgagggaaatatgtgtctctctggtcatacattgggcaggaggtaaggaagtg contains:
- the LOC118364131 gene encoding calbindin-like; the encoded protein is MANAYLQGVEISASQFLDIFHHYDNDGNGYIEGKELQSFIKELQHARKQAGLELTDQMKAFVQEYEKNTDAKIGIVELVQILPTEENFLLFFRQQLKSCAEFMQAWRCYDADHSGYIEADELKNFLKDLLQKAKKPYDEKKLDEYTHTTLKIFDSNHDGKLCLAEMARLLPDEENFLLKFQNVKMVRREFNKIFELYDQDENGYMDENELDALLKDLCEKNKKVLEVNKIPTYKTAIMALSDGGKLYRTELALVLCAEDISAPAPL